A window from Candidatus Nitrosotenuis uzonensis encodes these proteins:
- a CDS encoding KEOPS complex kinase/ATPase Bud32, producing MKLLKKGAEGDIYLTKYDGMIAVLKTRKRKPYRNQTLDDKIRRYRTIHEAMILAEAKLFGVPTPLVYRVDTNECTILMQHIPGIAVKNLKQKELTAACSQIGRITGILHRNGVMHGDLTTSNFISYKKRIFAIDFGLAQKTPRLEDHAVDIRLFKEILGSEHVECMGKLLSAFLKGYRSSVGTQRFSKVIHHVSVIEGRGRYAQVI from the coding sequence ATGAAATTGCTCAAAAAGGGAGCAGAAGGAGACATCTATCTTACAAAGTATGACGGAATGATTGCGGTTCTAAAGACACGAAAGAGAAAGCCGTACAGGAATCAGACATTGGACGATAAGATAAGAAGGTACAGGACAATACACGAGGCGATGATCTTGGCGGAGGCCAAGTTGTTTGGCGTGCCGACGCCTCTGGTCTACAGGGTGGATACCAACGAGTGCACCATACTGATGCAGCACATTCCGGGAATTGCAGTAAAAAACCTAAAACAAAAAGAGTTGACTGCGGCGTGCAGCCAAATAGGCAGGATAACAGGAATACTTCATAGGAATGGGGTAATGCACGGGGATCTTACCACGTCTAATTTTATCTCGTACAAAAAAAGGATCTTTGCAATAGATTTTGGCCTTGCACAAAAAACGCCAAGGCTTGAAGATCACGCAGTGGACATAAGACTGTTCAAAGAAATACTTGGAAGTGAGCATGTGGAATGCATGGGCAAGTTGCTTTCGGCGTTTTTGAAGGGATACAGATCATCTGTTGGCACTCAAAGATTTTCTAAGGTAATTCATCATGTGTCTGTAATTGAGGGGCGTGGAAGATATGCGCAGGTCATATGA
- the rdgB gene encoding RdgB/HAM1 family non-canonical purine NTP pyrophosphatase: protein MRRSYDVFFASSNRHKYAEVRDILEKFQIRAGFFKFNPVEIQSDSISDIARQKVIDAYEKCKMPVIVEDVGLYITSLNGFPGPYSSFVFKTIGNKGIVRLLGKNRNAEFLSVVAFYDGKKRPRLFEGRVRGKIAKRLEPGGWGYDPIFIPRGKDKAYAQLDDKNSVSHRYKALAKFATYMLQSSDR, encoded by the coding sequence ATGCGCAGGTCATATGATGTATTTTTTGCATCATCGAACAGGCACAAATATGCTGAGGTAAGGGACATTCTGGAAAAATTCCAGATAAGAGCTGGTTTTTTTAAATTCAATCCTGTTGAGATACAATCAGATTCTATATCTGATATAGCAAGACAAAAGGTCATTGACGCATATGAAAAATGCAAAATGCCGGTAATAGTGGAGGATGTGGGCCTCTACATAACATCGCTTAATGGGTTTCCGGGACCGTACTCGTCATTCGTGTTCAAGACGATAGGTAACAAAGGGATAGTGAGATTGTTGGGAAAAAATCGCAATGCCGAATTTCTCTCCGTCGTTGCATTTTATGATGGCAAAAAAAGACCAAGGCTCTTTGAGGGGAGGGTCCGCGGAAAAATAGCAAAAAGACTGGAACCTGGAGGATGGGGGTATGATCCGATCTTTATTCCTCGGGGAAAAGACAAGGCATATGCACAGCTTGATGACAAAAATTCTGTATCGCACAGGTATAAAGCGCTTGCAAAATTTGCTACCTATATGCTGCAATCCAGCGATCGATAG
- the twy1 gene encoding 4-demethylwyosine synthase TYW1 gives MSCSGEFVEQDDLIQIRPSIVKQLKKAKYGVADHATVELCHWTKKSFKGDVGCYKHKFYGISTHQCMEFSPAGMHCENRCVYCWRPMEFYDSLQMDPGKVAEPKQMLDKLMEERRKLIMGHYGDPKSDRKKLDESLMPSHYAISLSGEPTMYPKLPALIRYLKSLPATKSVFLVTNGQEPHMIQRLVDEDALPTQLYLSTNAADRESFMRINKPRYTDSWERWHNTLQIMSNLNTRTVLRMTLIRDYNNSLQDIEAFASMIKNSGIHFIEIKSYMHIGRSTNRLERTNMLEFAEVQHFATELAKKSGVYSIMDDSESSRIVVLQNQQKPIDRWIAAYR, from the coding sequence TTGAGCTGTTCAGGAGAGTTTGTAGAGCAGGACGATCTAATTCAGATAAGACCTTCAATAGTGAAACAGCTAAAAAAAGCCAAGTATGGCGTAGCAGACCATGCAACAGTGGAGCTGTGTCACTGGACAAAAAAGTCTTTCAAGGGTGACGTGGGATGCTACAAGCACAAATTCTATGGCATATCGACCCACCAGTGCATGGAGTTCTCCCCTGCAGGAATGCATTGTGAGAACAGATGCGTTTACTGTTGGCGCCCTATGGAGTTTTATGACTCGCTCCAGATGGATCCCGGAAAGGTTGCTGAGCCAAAGCAGATGTTAGATAAGCTTATGGAAGAGCGAAGAAAGCTGATCATGGGACACTATGGCGACCCAAAGTCAGACAGAAAAAAGCTTGACGAGTCACTTATGCCAAGCCACTATGCAATCTCACTTTCAGGAGAGCCAACGATGTATCCCAAGCTTCCAGCCCTGATAAGATACCTCAAATCTCTGCCTGCAACAAAATCAGTATTCCTTGTGACAAACGGACAGGAACCCCACATGATACAAAGACTTGTTGATGAGGACGCGCTTCCAACCCAGCTTTACCTTTCTACAAACGCAGCGGATCGGGAATCATTTATGAGAATAAACAAACCAAGATACACCGACTCTTGGGAGAGATGGCATAATACTCTGCAGATAATGTCAAATCTTAACACACGGACAGTCTTGCGCATGACACTTATCAGAGATTACAACAATTCTTTGCAGGATATCGAAGCATTTGCCAGTATGATAAAAAACTCCGGCATACATTTTATCGAGATAAAATCATACATGCACATTGGTAGGTCCACAAACAGACTTGAGAGGACCAACATGCTAGAGTTTGCAGAGGTCCAGCATTTTGCAACAGAGCTTGCAAAAAAGAGCGGTGTCTATTCCATAATGGATGATAGCGAGTCCTCAAGAATAGTAGTGTTGCAGAATCAGCAAAAGCCTATCGATCGCTGGATTGCAGCATATAGGTAG
- a CDS encoding magnesium transporter CorA family protein: MKKGTIISRLPHLRRHQQQDVQVPSHIETIQGNGFSWTDILNPTRAEIDKLGQMYDFNTLNLDDSISKIQLAKIDNYDDHSFIILHFPPMIIKKGMPRFSQLSVFIGKDFLVTIHNGDLKPLVDMFLQCKENQQRRVELLSKSPGFLLHKIIDALVDDLLHTLRRIVANLDEIEDDVFDENKSTPKKISLLRREITILRRIVNPLRKIVLETSKSTQRFSSPDDDLVIHFDDVIDHIDKVVETLDEAKETMEIYKDTDFMLSTEKSNKILATLTIIFTLSIPATVIGAMYGMNVNLPGGIETGAWLFLGEYTTFIVMLILSIIPSILMFLWFYRREWLVY; the protein is encoded by the coding sequence ATGAAAAAAGGTACGATCATATCAAGACTTCCACATCTGAGAAGGCATCAACAACAGGATGTGCAGGTACCAAGCCATATTGAGACAATACAGGGAAATGGATTTTCTTGGACCGACATTCTCAATCCGACACGCGCTGAAATTGACAAACTAGGCCAGATGTATGATTTTAACACCCTTAATCTGGATGACTCGATATCGAAGATACAGCTTGCTAAAATTGACAACTATGATGATCACTCGTTTATAATATTGCATTTTCCTCCCATGATAATTAAAAAAGGCATGCCACGATTTTCCCAGCTATCTGTATTCATAGGTAAAGATTTTCTTGTCACCATACATAACGGCGACTTAAAGCCGCTAGTAGACATGTTCTTGCAGTGCAAGGAAAACCAGCAACGACGCGTTGAGCTACTCTCAAAGTCGCCCGGATTCCTATTGCATAAAATCATTGATGCACTTGTAGATGATCTGTTGCATACGTTGCGCAGAATTGTGGCTAATCTGGATGAAATTGAAGATGATGTGTTTGACGAGAACAAGTCAACACCAAAAAAGATCTCGCTTTTGAGGCGTGAGATCACAATACTTAGGAGGATAGTGAACCCGCTGCGCAAGATTGTACTGGAAACATCAAAGAGTACGCAGAGATTCTCAAGCCCTGACGATGATCTTGTCATACATTTTGATGATGTCATAGACCACATCGACAAGGTGGTTGAGACACTCGATGAGGCAAAAGAAACGATGGAGATCTACAAGGATACAGACTTTATGCTCTCAACTGAAAAGTCAAACAAGATACTTGCAACTCTTACCATCATATTCACCCTGTCTATTCCAGCAACCGTGATAGGCGCAATGTATGGGATGAATGTGAATCTGCCTGGGGGGATAGAAACAGGCGCGTGGCTATTCCTTGGAGAATATACTACCTTTATTGTGATGTTAATTCTATCTATAATACCGTCAATTCTGATGTTTCTGTGGTTCTACAGGCGTGAATGGCTAGTGTATTAG
- a CDS encoding tyrosine-type recombinase/integrase: MDLYNYKERVGNAIIRYQQSDDYNTKKVVEFTNKLIAENLSYARIWKYIYSLREIDKRLGGKSFDSVTKRDIENLISELNTSHYSEWTKHSYRVVIKRFWKWLKGDENYPTEVKWIKASCKQRNKIAIRPEDVLTSDEIRVMVENCATVRDKAMLLTLFESGMRPGELLTMRIRNVNFDEQGAYISATGKTGDKVVFVYLSAPLLSQWISQHPQNSDPDSFLWISLNQRNYLSSNITCKRHL, from the coding sequence ATGGACCTGTACAACTACAAGGAAAGAGTAGGTAACGCAATCATACGATACCAGCAGAGCGACGACTACAACACGAAAAAAGTAGTCGAATTTACGAACAAACTGATAGCAGAAAATCTCTCCTACGCCAGAATCTGGAAGTACATCTACAGTCTCCGCGAAATTGACAAGAGACTCGGCGGCAAGAGTTTTGATAGTGTAACAAAACGCGACATCGAGAACCTCATCTCGGAGCTCAACACTTCGCACTACAGCGAGTGGACAAAGCACAGCTACCGGGTCGTAATCAAGAGGTTCTGGAAGTGGCTCAAGGGCGACGAGAACTATCCCACCGAAGTGAAATGGATCAAGGCCTCCTGCAAGCAGAGAAACAAAATCGCAATCAGGCCGGAGGACGTTCTCACATCTGACGAGATTCGTGTGATGGTGGAGAACTGTGCCACCGTCAGGGACAAGGCGATGCTCCTGACTTTGTTCGAGTCTGGCATGAGACCCGGCGAGCTTCTGACGATGCGGATAAGGAATGTGAATTTCGACGAGCAAGGCGCATACATCTCTGCTACTGGAAAGACAGGGGACAAGGTGGTCTTCGTCTATCTCTCGGCACCTCTGTTGAGCCAGTGGATTTCACAGCATCCACAGAACAGCGACCCAGATTCATTTCTGTGGATAAGCCTGAACCAGAGAAACTACCTCTCTTCCAATATCACTTGCAAAAGACATCTTTGA
- a CDS encoding TIGR02391 family protein: MTDIAKFRKIIGEIKTLKKLHWKDPKTSVWISKVLRYLKNEFGEDSDYYKQFYRATHGPVAVSSGTPDHVFQQSHLERLERYGGYLKAFLEELQEEDPIQESKFPKELKLHPKIVAVSEKLYRNKHYSQAIFEAVKVLEMEIKTKSRIRDKIGVNLVNHVFNKDHPTIKIVEGDESAQIDEREGFRFLYMGAFLGIKDPKSHSTPNLEDSAKALEYIAFLSLLMKRLDEASV, encoded by the coding sequence ATGACAGATATCGCGAAATTCCGTAAAATTATTGGTGAAATAAAGACATTGAAAAAACTTCATTGGAAGGATCCTAAAACATCAGTTTGGATAAGCAAGGTTTTACGTTACCTGAAAAACGAATTTGGGGAAGATTCAGATTATTATAAACAGTTTTACCGTGCTACTCATGGGCCTGTGGCAGTTTCATCTGGGACTCCTGATCATGTGTTTCAGCAGAGTCATCTAGAAAGATTGGAAAGATATGGTGGATATTTGAAAGCATTCTTAGAAGAGCTTCAAGAAGAGGATCCGATCCAAGAAAGTAAATTCCCAAAAGAACTGAAACTCCATCCAAAAATTGTTGCTGTGAGTGAAAAACTCTATCGCAACAAACACTACTCACAAGCAATTTTTGAGGCTGTTAAGGTATTGGAAATGGAGATTAAGACAAAAAGCCGAATCAGAGACAAAATTGGTGTCAACTTGGTTAATCATGTCTTCAATAAAGATCATCCAACTATCAAGATAGTTGAAGGGGATGAATCCGCACAAATCGATGAAAGAGAAGGATTCAGATTCTTGTACATGGGAGCATTCCTTGGAATAAAAGATCCTAAGTCTCATTCAACGCCTAATTTAGAAGATTCAGCAAAGGCCTTGGAGTATATTGCCTTTCTTAGTCTTTTGATGAAGCGATTAGATGAAGCATCTGTTTGA
- a CDS encoding helix-turn-helix domain-containing protein, with translation MFVLNGNADRILETLMSCGLTEYESKVYFTLLLTEKSKMLELSKKSSVPQSKIYLTVDGLRDKGLVDVSDEMPKTAAPRKFEPYLGKAINEKQKEISNLIESGNSIRDIIYGLRPVAVKYKNKYRVFEPKHRRKCLT, from the coding sequence ATGTTCGTGCTAAATGGGAATGCTGACAGGATTCTTGAGACCTTGATGTCCTGCGGCTTGACGGAATACGAGTCTAAGGTCTACTTCACTCTGCTTCTGACAGAGAAATCGAAGATGCTTGAACTCTCCAAGAAGAGTTCCGTCCCTCAGTCCAAAATCTACCTTACAGTAGACGGTCTAAGGGACAAGGGTCTGGTGGACGTGAGCGATGAGATGCCCAAGACCGCCGCACCCAGAAAGTTCGAGCCGTATCTGGGCAAGGCGATAAATGAGAAGCAGAAGGAAATCTCGAACCTGATAGAGTCGGGAAACTCCATCAGGGACATAATCTACGGTCTGAGACCCGTGGCGGTGAAATACAAGAACAAGTATCGGGTCTTCGAGCCGAAGCACAGGAGAAAATGTCTGACCTGA
- a CDS encoding DUF6036 family nucleotidyltransferase — MSLDNTKLLDFLGEVDKELSRRIVVVAVGGTAMTLLKAKPSTIDVDFTIPGEFYDEFEKAKKIVNPGFRVDLFQDGAVFITMLSEDYLKKSKPIRTKLKNIQLRALNPVDIVITKIARLDERDEQDIESCIKKFKIKKSQIIKRAKAIGYSGNDEVFKGNLEIMLKKFFG, encoded by the coding sequence ATGTCACTTGACAACACAAAGCTGCTTGATTTTCTAGGAGAAGTCGACAAAGAGCTGAGTCGCAGAATTGTGGTGGTGGCAGTAGGCGGGACTGCGATGACTCTTTTGAAGGCAAAGCCGTCCACCATCGACGTTGACTTCACGATACCGGGGGAGTTCTACGACGAGTTTGAAAAGGCAAAGAAGATCGTCAATCCGGGATTCAGAGTCGATCTATTCCAGGACGGTGCGGTGTTTATCACGATGCTTTCAGAAGACTATCTGAAGAAAAGCAAGCCGATAAGGACCAAATTGAAAAACATACAGTTGAGGGCGTTGAATCCTGTAGACATAGTCATTACAAAAATTGCCAGACTGGACGAAAGGGATGAGCAAGACATAGAGTCATGCATCAAGAAATTCAAGATCAAAAAGAGTCAGATCATAAAACGCGCAAAGGCCATCGGTTATTCTGGTAATGATGAGGTTTTCAAAGGCAACCTAGAAATCATGCTGAAAAAGTTTTTTGGATGA
- a CDS encoding MDR/zinc-dependent alcohol dehydrogenase-like family protein, with translation MKVLYFEQKITLKDDYPQPKSGEALVRVRLAGICGTDLEMIRGYMDYTGVLGHEFVGVVEKSNNYDLVGKRVVGEINAGCGRCTYCSSGLERHCPQRTVLGIYKRDGAFAQYLSLPEKNLHTIPDSISDEEAVFIEPLAAAFEIEEQIRIQENQKIAIVGDGRLAQLIVRVLKIKNKNITCFGRHQNKLHMLQKMQIAAKMGISKDDEHTFDVVVEATGNESGFSDAIKLAKPRGTIILKSTLASKGNLDFAPAIINEITMVGSRCGPFRPAIEALASGVVKVNDMVSAVYPIEEFEKAFEEAKKPTNIKILLRP, from the coding sequence ATGAAAGTGCTGTATTTTGAACAAAAGATAACACTAAAGGATGACTATCCGCAACCAAAATCTGGAGAAGCCCTAGTAAGAGTTAGACTTGCAGGAATATGTGGAACCGACCTTGAGATGATACGCGGCTACATGGACTATACTGGTGTGCTAGGACACGAGTTTGTAGGAGTGGTGGAAAAGTCCAATAATTATGACCTTGTAGGAAAGCGCGTTGTGGGGGAAATTAACGCAGGCTGTGGTAGATGTACATACTGTTCATCTGGACTTGAGAGACACTGTCCGCAAAGAACTGTTCTTGGAATCTACAAACGTGATGGCGCATTCGCACAATATCTCTCACTGCCAGAAAAAAACCTACACACTATACCTGACTCGATCTCTGATGAGGAGGCAGTATTCATAGAGCCGCTAGCTGCCGCATTTGAAATAGAAGAGCAGATTCGTATACAAGAAAATCAGAAAATAGCAATAGTTGGTGACGGCCGGCTTGCCCAGCTGATTGTGCGCGTGTTAAAAATAAAAAACAAAAACATCACATGTTTTGGAAGACACCAAAACAAGCTGCATATGTTACAAAAAATGCAGATTGCGGCCAAGATGGGCATCTCAAAAGATGACGAGCACACATTTGATGTGGTAGTGGAAGCAACAGGCAACGAAAGCGGTTTTTCTGACGCGATAAAGCTAGCGAAACCTCGTGGCACGATAATTCTTAAATCGACCTTGGCGTCAAAGGGAAATCTGGATTTTGCACCTGCAATAATTAACGAAATAACCATGGTCGGCTCCAGATGCGGGCCATTCAGACCTGCAATCGAGGCGTTAGCATCTGGCGTAGTAAAAGTAAATGATATGGTATCTGCAGTTTATCCTATTGAGGAATTTGAGAAAGCATTCGAGGAAGCAAAAAAGCCTACAAATATCAAGATCCTTCTAAGACCTTAA
- a CDS encoding class I SAM-dependent methyltransferase yields MRIEEYISSLPPSIISGDDVQLLDDSLRDIFRFADLGKNDVFYHLGCGTGNSLVIAEKEFGARSVGIDIDVKKIEKAKKTTRGLEKSQVRCEDILESDISDATVILFWFSDTTVTEIMMEKFSKLDKARIITIFDPLPWVLPSKVNFPYILHSTPLKTTKTLKDQIRAVFDTECIDFTTAWEHAERYTKAIGSPDAGNDRFLTILQTVTIWINAKKLGLSCTEEMPDPIKAYVEILRNFFNIEVKHLLE; encoded by the coding sequence GTGAGAATTGAAGAATATATCTCGTCCTTGCCACCCTCAATAATATCGGGCGATGATGTCCAGCTTCTAGATGATTCGTTAAGGGACATATTCAGGTTTGCAGACCTTGGTAAGAACGATGTGTTTTATCATCTTGGATGCGGTACAGGAAATTCGCTTGTAATTGCTGAGAAAGAGTTTGGAGCAAGATCAGTTGGCATCGACATCGATGTGAAAAAAATCGAAAAGGCCAAGAAAACAACGCGTGGTCTGGAAAAATCTCAAGTACGATGTGAGGACATATTAGAATCCGATATTTCTGATGCGACTGTGATCCTGTTCTGGTTTTCCGACACAACGGTAACAGAAATTATGATGGAAAAATTTTCCAAGCTTGACAAAGCTAGGATAATTACAATATTTGATCCGCTGCCATGGGTGCTTCCAAGCAAGGTAAACTTTCCATATATATTGCACAGTACACCACTTAAAACTACAAAGACACTCAAGGATCAGATCAGAGCTGTATTTGACACAGAGTGTATTGACTTTACCACCGCCTGGGAACATGCAGAAAGGTATACCAAGGCAATAGGATCTCCTGATGCAGGAAATGATAGATTTCTAACCATATTGCAGACTGTGACAATATGGATAAATGCAAAAAAACTCGGACTTTCGTGTACCGAGGAGATGCCCGACCCCATAAAGGCGTACGTTGAAATTCTGCGTAACTTTTTCAATATAGAAGTAAAGCATCTCCTTGAATGA
- a CDS encoding UPF0147 family protein — protein sequence MADKKAQNQKSFDMAVQTLTQVAANPTTPKNIKKSLTDLIGSLKSSDDPMSVRAANAISQLDDITQDPNMPSYVRVTLWQAVSNLENIRE from the coding sequence ATGGCGGACAAAAAGGCACAAAACCAAAAATCATTTGATATGGCAGTTCAGACTCTAACGCAAGTTGCCGCAAACCCCACTACCCCAAAAAATATCAAAAAAAGCCTCACGGATCTAATCGGCAGCCTCAAATCAAGTGATGATCCAATGTCGGTAAGGGCAGCAAACGCAATAAGCCAGCTTGACGATATTACACAGGATCCAAACATGCCGTCATATGTTAGAGTGACGCTGTGGCAAGCAGTCTCCAATCTTGAGAACATCAGAGAGTAA
- a CDS encoding Rieske (2Fe-2S) protein, translated as MGKIIVGKISDIPQGKMQKVSVDGRDILVANINGNFYACDDTCTHAGASLSEGALEGNTVTCGWHGAKFNCQTGKLEKFPAKISDLKSYRTVIESDSVFVEV; from the coding sequence ATGGGCAAGATAATAGTTGGAAAGATATCAGACATTCCGCAAGGAAAGATGCAAAAGGTCTCAGTGGACGGCAGGGACATCCTAGTTGCAAACATAAATGGTAATTTTTATGCATGTGATGATACGTGTACGCATGCTGGGGCCAGTCTCTCTGAAGGAGCCCTTGAAGGCAATACGGTCACATGCGGCTGGCACGGAGCAAAGTTTAACTGCCAGACAGGAAAGCTGGAAAAATTTCCAGCAAAAATAAGTGATTTGAAATCATACAGGACAGTAATAGAGTCAGACAGCGTTTTTGTAGAGGTATGA
- a CDS encoding fumarylacetoacetate hydrolase family protein, which produces MKVGRFLISGKETYGFVKDGKIATKEEIISKTGIPIPLTIKEFLFDGWYSEVISQNPKLDYAVSISDVKILAPIPNPPKIICLAFNYVDHAKEQNLTPPQEPAIVMIPRTTLNGTNSEIVCPSFVKQLDYEVELALVIGKGGKNIPESESLSHIFGYMVFNDVSARDVQAQDKQFGRAKGFDTFAPCGPWITTADEIADPQNLKLRTWINESLRQDSSTSNMFIKIPSIISKISKVMTLEKGDVISTGTPAGVMLNKPNAVFLQDGDKIEMEIEMLGKLENTVKFVP; this is translated from the coding sequence ATGAAGGTAGGTAGATTTTTGATTTCAGGTAAGGAAACTTATGGTTTTGTCAAGGATGGAAAAATAGCCACAAAAGAAGAGATAATTTCAAAGACTGGAATTCCGATTCCACTGACAATCAAAGAATTTCTCTTTGATGGCTGGTACAGTGAGGTAATATCACAAAATCCAAAGTTAGATTATGCTGTGAGTATCTCCGACGTAAAGATTTTGGCACCAATTCCAAATCCGCCAAAGATAATTTGCCTTGCATTCAATTATGTAGACCATGCAAAGGAGCAGAACTTGACGCCCCCGCAAGAGCCAGCAATAGTAATGATTCCAAGAACTACCCTTAATGGGACAAACTCTGAGATTGTTTGTCCGAGTTTTGTAAAACAACTTGATTATGAGGTGGAGCTTGCGCTCGTAATTGGGAAGGGTGGAAAGAACATACCTGAAAGTGAGTCTCTCTCGCATATTTTTGGATACATGGTGTTCAACGACGTTTCTGCAAGGGATGTACAAGCACAGGATAAGCAGTTTGGCAGAGCAAAAGGATTTGACACGTTTGCCCCATGCGGACCATGGATAACGACTGCAGATGAGATTGCTGATCCTCAGAATCTGAAATTGAGGACTTGGATCAACGAAAGCCTAAGGCAGGATTCCTCCACATCCAACATGTTCATCAAGATACCATCCATCATCTCAAAGATAAGCAAAGTCATGACTCTGGAAAAAGGAGACGTAATCTCAACAGGTACGCCTGCAGGAGTGATGCTAAACAAGCCCAATGCGGTTTTTCTGCAGGATGGGGACAAAATAGAGATGGAAATAGAAATGCTAGGCAAATTGGAAAACACGGTCAAGTTTGTCCCGTAA
- the gltX gene encoding glutamate--tRNA ligase has protein sequence MDDETKEKIRKLALQNALDHGKTQDKIVLAKVLGQESHLRAHVKEIMPIISEIVASVNKMSASQIRKEVEQNFADLLEEKPKHEEQQGLPPLEGAEHGKVITRFPPEPNGYPHIGHAKAAIIDEEYARMYGGKLILRFDDTNPEAERLEYYAAIKVGLDWLGVRYDVVKNTSDDIEILYKKGKEMLEGGFAYVCTCKQETISANRREMKACKCSLGEQVQNFDRWEKMFSKYKQGDAIVRFRGDMKSENTVMRDPVMFRIIETKHPLLGDKYRVYPSYDFAVAIEDSIDGVTHAFRTKEYELRNELYYSILEALKMRKPKVIEFSRLGFEGMPVSKRILRPLIEEGKVSGYDDPRLPTLEALRRRGIRPDAIRKFVLSLGFTKADTQAPFETLESFNRKIVDGESIRLHMIKNPKVIDVSGLPKTITMHNHPTKDLGTRIVELGQSLLVEEDDLARAKPEDTIRFMGLGNIKITRNDSALEGQYTGDDLRQDIPKIHWLSENTAQRLKILVPSILFHGEEFNENSLEELNVFTEPYYNQLKEGAEIQFVRFGYCRKDSQLQAIYTHK, from the coding sequence TTGGACGATGAGACAAAGGAGAAAATACGCAAGTTAGCGCTGCAGAATGCTCTTGATCATGGAAAAACGCAAGACAAAATAGTTCTTGCCAAGGTGCTTGGCCAAGAATCACATCTGCGGGCACATGTCAAGGAGATAATGCCAATCATTTCTGAAATAGTTGCATCGGTAAACAAGATGAGCGCTAGCCAGATAAGAAAAGAGGTGGAACAGAATTTTGCTGATCTTCTTGAGGAAAAACCAAAGCATGAAGAACAGCAGGGATTGCCTCCTCTTGAAGGAGCAGAACATGGAAAGGTGATAACAAGATTTCCCCCAGAACCCAACGGTTACCCCCACATAGGGCATGCAAAGGCGGCCATAATTGATGAAGAATATGCACGAATGTATGGTGGAAAACTGATCCTGCGATTTGACGATACCAACCCGGAGGCTGAAAGACTTGAATATTATGCAGCAATAAAAGTAGGCCTAGATTGGCTTGGTGTAAGATATGATGTTGTAAAAAACACCTCAGATGACATTGAGATTCTCTACAAAAAGGGCAAAGAGATGCTAGAAGGCGGCTTTGCGTATGTATGCACTTGCAAACAGGAGACAATTTCTGCCAACAGGCGTGAAATGAAAGCTTGCAAATGCAGCCTCGGAGAACAGGTGCAGAATTTTGACAGATGGGAGAAGATGTTTTCAAAATACAAACAGGGTGATGCAATAGTACGGTTTCGTGGAGACATGAAGTCTGAGAATACCGTGATGAGGGATCCTGTAATGTTCAGAATAATAGAGACAAAACACCCATTACTTGGCGACAAGTACAGGGTATATCCAAGTTACGATTTTGCAGTTGCAATAGAGGACAGTATTGATGGGGTAACGCATGCATTCAGGACTAAAGAGTATGAGCTGAGAAACGAGTTGTATTATTCCATACTGGAAGCATTAAAGATGCGCAAACCCAAGGTGATTGAATTCTCAAGACTGGGTTTTGAGGGCATGCCTGTCTCAAAGAGGATTCTAAGACCACTAATCGAAGAGGGAAAGGTTTCAGGATATGATGATCCCCGTCTTCCCACACTTGAAGCACTTAGGCGCCGCGGAATAAGGCCGGATGCCATAAGAAAATTCGTCCTCTCCCTTGGGTTCACAAAGGCAGACACTCAAGCCCCGTTTGAAACACTAGAATCATTCAATCGCAAAATAGTTGATGGTGAAAGTATTAGGCTTCATATGATAAAAAACCCCAAGGTAATTGATGTGAGTGGGCTGCCAAAGACAATAACTATGCATAATCACCCTACAAAAGATCTTGGTACAAGGATTGTCGAGCTAGGACAGAGTCTCCTAGTTGAGGAAGACGACTTGGCACGTGCAAAGCCAGAAGATACGATACGATTCATGGGACTTGGCAACATCAAGATAACACGCAATGATTCTGCTCTTGAAGGTCAATACACAGGAGACGACTTGAGACAAGATATTCCAAAGATACATTGGTTATCAGAGAACACTGCACAGAGACTAAAGATACTGGTTCCAAGCATACTGTTTCATGGAGAAGAATTCAATGAGAATAGTCTTGAGGAGCTCAACGTATTTACAGAACCATATTACAACCAGCTCAAAGAGGGAGCAGAAATTCAGTTTGTTAGATTTGGTTACTGCAGAAAGGATTCACAGTTGCAGGCAATTTACACTCACAAGTGA